Genomic window (Pirellulaceae bacterium):
CGCCATTGGTTGTCCTGCTTGACGTGCACGGCTGTGTAACGCGTCCTGGCGGTGTGTTCTGTGCCTTCCAACTCGGTGAACGTAACCCCTTCCTCCACCGCAAGATTCGGCGCCAAGAATCGCAACGCCTGGACATCAATCTCAATCGTGGCCTTAGGGTTTCCCGCGAAGAAAGCGGCGAATTCAGCTTGAATCGCATCTCTCCCCTGAAACAGATTGCGGTCCACGTCAACATACTCACCGTGCGGGGTAAATGTCTCAGCTACTGCGGTCGCATCGGCCGCGTTAAAAGCCTCAGCAAAACGCTCTGCTGAGGCAGCAATGGCGGCCCAATCGGTCTCTGCTCCTCGGAGTATCGGCTTAACAGGACTTGTCTCCTGAGCGGCGAGTGGGGAGTAGCCCATCGCTGCCATCACCAGCGTTTGGGCAATCAGGAATGCGCGTATCATCGAAAACCTCACATCGGACAGCGTGAATAGAATCCTAAAGAAAGCCTCACTGTAGGCCGTTTTTCCGGGGGCACAAGTGGCAGGAAAAATCGGAAACGAACTTCGACGAAATACAGCGTCCCGGTTCGCTTGATCACAAAGGGCAGCCCTCTTCGTGAAGCCCATGCCGCAATGATTTTCGACTCACTCGCAGTCGTGTTCCACTTCAGTTGGCTGGGGCAGAGTTGGCTGGGGCAGTCGCGTTCGCACCGACAAGCTTGGTGGCAGAATAGACAGCAGCCGGATCCGGCTGCTGAGCCAGACTGGTCACAATATTTGCGATGGAGCGGTCAATTTTTCCATGAAACACTCGCTTGCCATTCAGCTTGATGGTGACCGGCTGATCCAAATCCAGCAACTCGTCACTTAATAAGATCTTAACCTCCGCAACATCTTCTGAATCGAGATCAATGGTCTGGCCAACGACGTCGGCTCGAATCATCGTACCAGCCTTCGGCTGATCGACAGCAAGCCAGTAAAAACGTGAATGCGTCACATCATCTTGCTTCCAAACAATTCGTTGAGGAAACGGATTGCGTGTGAAATCCGCCATCCACGGCACGGCGATGGCATCTTGCCGATCCATCCAATGGCCTTTTCCCTCATGGATCACTGCCTGATGACGATAGCCACCTGGATCCTGCTGCCGCAGCTCCGCCAGACGTGCTTTCCAGGCAGCAGCTACTTCATTTCGTTTGTAAGCTCCGTCTCGTGCGCCCATGTGCAAAGCGAAGCCAATATTCCGCAGACCAAGTGGTGACGCGTCGTTCGGGTGTCCTGCCATCATCGCAGCAGCGGCCCATCGATCTGCCATCCGAGGTGCCAACTGGTAGACCCCGTCACCGCCTGCGGAATATCCCATGACGTAAATACGGTTCGGATCAACATTTTCGAACACGATTAAATCCTCAATCAATCGCTCGAACAATGGATCGATGTGCCCTTGGTGCCACAGATTCCACGTATCTGTCGGGGCACGGGGGGCCAAGTAAACCCCTTCCTTCGGCTGATACAACCTTTTTTGGTTCTCCCACTGTTGATCGTTGACGGGAGCTGGAGCACCGCCACCTCCGTGCAAGGAGATAAACAAGCTGCGTCCATTGGCGGGCTGCTCACCGAAAATCTTATAATCAAACTTCAGGAGTTTGTCGCCTAATCGGATCACCTTAGATTTCATTTCCTCTGCCCGCGATTCGCGTAATCCGGCTGCGTGGTCCTTCCAGAGCAAAGCGGTCGCACGCTTCGCCTGAGTGCGCGTCAGTGGGATACGACTAAAGGGCTGCGTCGTCAGCTTAGGCCGTTTGTCCCGAGGAATATTCAGAGTCTGCTTGAGCGACTGAATGGGATCCAGGTTTCCGGACTGCTTATCGGTTTGAGCAGGATCGAACACGATTTTGACCAACTGCCGCTGCTTGTCGTTGGTTCGGAAGGGATGAGTCATCGACTCACCATCAAATTCAACCTGGGCCGAATAGTCGGTATTGGGATCCAAGATGAGCTCGAGGCGATTGTTCGTATCATCCCCCTGCCCTTTCGATTTCACTCGTTTTATTATTTGTTTTTTGGTCGACAACACGACGT
Coding sequences:
- a CDS encoding transglutaminase domain-containing protein; amino-acid sequence: MRCILLASCLALVLVSNLSAFEASTSVTEKQIASALQRAGKNRDQIKGALAAASEEHRRATRFLIAYMPDRDLKSLSAEYIGNNVQMAYLARKTTPWGETIPEALFFNDVLPYASVNERRDDWRADFYRRFLPLVKQCQTPTEAAQILNRDMFKLLDVKYHARKRPKPDQSPFESIEAKYASCTGLSILLIDACRAVCIPARFAGTPQWAKKRGNHSWVEIWDGDWHFTGACEYNTNGVNKTWFQGDASHAIKDDPLRAIYASSWRSTGSSFPLVWDRRDKGVAAVNVTDRYAVTKSSVPDGNVMVTIEVYGPNGERIVSDVVLSTKKQIIKRVKSKGQGDDTNNRLELILDPNTDYSAQVEFDGESMTHPFRTNDKQRQLVKIVFDPAQTDKQSGNLDPIQSLKQTLNIPRDKRPKLTTQPFSRIPLTRTQAKRATALLWKDHAAGLRESRAEEMKSKVIRLGDKLLKFDYKIFGEQPANGRSLFISLHGGGGAPAPVNDQQWENQKRLYQPKEGVYLAPRAPTDTWNLWHQGHIDPLFERLIEDLIVFENVDPNRIYVMGYSAGGDGVYQLAPRMADRWAAAAMMAGHPNDASPLGLRNIGFALHMGARDGAYKRNEVAAAWKARLAELRQQDPGGYRHQAVIHEGKGHWMDRQDAIAVPWMADFTRNPFPQRIVWKQDDVTHSRFYWLAVDQPKAGTMIRADVVGQTIDLDSEDVAEVKILLSDELLDLDQPVTIKLNGKRVFHGKIDRSIANIVTSLAQQPDPAAVYSATKLVGANATAPANSAPAN